A DNA window from Solanum lycopersicum chromosome 3, SLM_r2.1 contains the following coding sequences:
- the LOC101260206 gene encoding probable L-type lectin-domain containing receptor kinase S.5, with the protein MEFFAPKIFIFFSCLQLISQAKIITFDKQYGDPFDHTYAPLLEIKYPAQISNQALQITPDTASTAYKTLNNSGRILLKRPFKLWVDDISRTASFNTSFLVNIYRPDNKTGAEGLAFLICPNLDLPLNSQGQYLGLTNATTNGAPSNKIIAIELDTFKQEFDIDDNHVGIDINNVESVESKSLTPYGIELAPIGARFYNIWIQYDGIKKILDVYIIEQMTKNGATPTRPKVPILTHNVDLKEVVNEDSYFGFSASTGHFKQLNCVLRWNLTVEYFQEKNNQEKVLITSVSVGVTLLIVLLILSGYFGYYYFFNEKKRGDDRSESTILGALKSLPGMPRDFEFKELKEATNNFDEKNKLGEGGFGVVYKGYLVGEKLEIAVKWFSRESIKGQDDFLAELTIINRLRHKHLVKLLGWSHRHGKLLLVYEYMPNGSLDKHLFSSGQPLRWSVRYNIVSGVASALHYLHNEYEQKVVHRDLKANNIMLDSNFNARLGDFGLARAIDNEKTSYADEGEGVLGTMGYIAPECFHTGKATQHSDVYAFGAVLLELICGQRPGTKVNGFQLYLDWVWFLHRDGRILEAVDTRLGDQYVVEEAERLLLLALACSHPIANQRPKTQTIVQVISGSVPPPQVPPFKPSFVWPSMVPMDIDSSSIVDTISITTPQYSSENNSIEYQTNSLI; encoded by the exons atggaaTTTTTCGCACCAaaaatcttcatatttttctcttgtcTTCAACTCATATCACAAGCCAAAATCATAACATTTGACAAACAATATGGTGATCCTTTTGACCACACATATGCTCCTTTACTTGAAATCAAATATCCTGCACAAATAAGCAATCAAGCACTTCAAATCACCCCTGACACAGCTTCCACTGCTTACAAAACGTTAAATAATTCAGGCAGAATCCTACTAAAACGACCTTTCAAATTATGGGTAGACGATATTTCAAGGACAGCGTCTTTCAACACGTCATTCCTGGTAAACATTTATAGACCGGACAACAAAACAGGAGCCGAAGGTCTAGCATTCTTGATAtgtccaaatttggatttgcCACTAAACAGCCAGGGTCAGTACTTGGGCCTAACGAACGCTACAACAAATGGTGCACCATCCAACAAAATAATCGCGATTGAGCTAGATACATTCAAACAAGAATTCGATATTGATGATAATCATGTTGGGATTGATATCAACAACGTTGAATCCGTTGAATCAAAGTCTTTAACACCATATGGAATTGAACTAGCTCCAATAGGTGCAAGATTTTACAACATATGGATACAATATGATGGAATCAAGAAAATACTTGATGTGTACATTATTGAACAAATGACAAAAAATGGGGCAACGCCAACAAGGCCAAAAGTACCAATACTAACACACAATGTTGATTTGAAAGAGGTTGTAAATGAAGATTCATACTTTGGTTTCTCAGCTTCAACAGGGCATTTCAAACAGTTGAATTGTGTGTTGAGATGGAATTTAACAGTTGAGTATTTTCAAGAGAAGAATAATCAAGAAAAGGTACTAATAACAAGTGTAAGTGTTGGTGTGACACTATTgattgttttattaattttgtcagggtattttgggtattattatttttttaatgagaaaaaaagGGGTGATGATAGGTCAGAATCTACTATATTAGGTGCATTAAAGAGTTTACCTGGAATGCCTAGGGATTTTGAGtttaaagaattgaaagaagctactaataattttgatgaaaaaaataaacttggTGAAGGTGGATTTGGAGTTGTGTATAAAGGGTATTTAGTTGGTGAAAAATTGGAAATCGCTGTGAAGTGGTTTTCTAGGGAAAGTATCAAGGGTCAAGATGATTTCTTGGCTGAGTTGACAATTATCAACCGTTTAAGGCATAAACATCTTGTCAAATTACTtg GATGGAGCCATAGGCATGGTAAGCTACTCCTTGTATATGAATACATGCCAAATGGTAGCCTGGACAAACATCTCTTCTCCTCAGGGCAGCCACTCAGGTGGAGTGTGAGGTACAACATTGTCTCGGGAGTCGCGTCAGCTCTTCACTATCTTCACAACGAATACGAGCAGAAGGTAGTCCATCGCGATCTCAAGGCAAACAACATCATGCTGGACTCAAACTTCAATGCGCGTTTAGGTGACTTTGGATTAGCACGAGCCATTGACAACGAAAAGACCTCCTATGCTGATGAAGGTGAAGGTGTACTTGGCACGATGGGATACATCGCGCCAGAATGCTTCCACACAGGAAAAGCAACTCAACATTCTGATGTCTATGCATTCGGAGCTGTGTTGTTGGAGCTAATATGTGGCCAAAGACCTGGAACCAAAGTGAATGGCTTTCAACTCTATCTTGATTGGGTTTGGTTCTTGCATCGCGATGGGAGAATCCTTGAAGCTGTTGACACGAGGCTCGGGGATCAATACGTGGTTGAAGAAGCAGAGAGATTGTTACTACTTGCTCTGGCTTGCTCCCATCCAATTGCCAATCAAAGACCTAAAACACAAACGATAGTTCAAGTTATATCAGGATCAGTACCACCACCACAAGTACCACCATTTAAACCATCATTTGTTTGGCCTTCTATGGTTCCAATGGACATAGATTCATCCAGCATCGTCGATACCATATCCATCACAACTCCTCAGTACAGTTCAGAGAACAACAGTATTGAATATCAAACCAATAGCTTGATTTAG
- the LOC101260512 gene encoding protein PIN-LIKES 3-like — MNIEELFFLALMPVLKTLLIAVVGLYLAMDHVSILTAEGRHHLNNLVFYVFFPSLCASGLISSSTATGLFSLWFVPVSILITFLVGSALGWILVKITRTPQHLHGLVIGCCAGGNMGNLPVIIIPAICAEKNNPFGDSSTCSINGMGYVSLSMGIGAIGIWSYVYNIIRAYGKRDDGDVSAYSKLRENSHSETSRRALDSTTQTLLPSSNSKGAEVSAELISQGSIDETKVSVPAIIEKKVKSLVEYIDLSVLFRPPTIATVIGIIIASISPIQNFMVGSGAPLRFVESSVVLLGEAAIPSMTIIMGANLLRGFKRSGVGIWLLFGIIVVRFVILPIIGVAVITVAKNLGMVGTDPLYHFVLLLQYAVPPAMAIGTITQLFEIGETECSVIMFWNYAVAAVALTLWSTYFMYILS, encoded by the exons ATGAACATTGAGGAATTGTTTTTTTTGGCGTTAATGCCTGTTCTGAAAACGTTGTTGATTGCGGTTGTTGGCTTATATCTTGCAATGGATCATGTTAGTATTTTGACTGCAGAAGGACGGCACCATCTGAACAAT CTTGTATTCTACGTCTTCTTTCCATCACTTTGTGCTAGTGGTCTCATCAGTTCAAGTACAGCGACGGGGTTATTTTCTTT GTGGTTCGTTCCAGTGAGTATTCTTATTACCTTTCTTGTTGGATCAGCTCTCGGGTGGATACTTGTCAAAATCACTAGAACGCCTCAGCATTTGCACGGCCTTGTTATTGGTTGTTGCGCGGGAG GAAACATGGGGAACTTGCCTGTCATTATAATCCCAGCCATCTGTGCCGAGAAAAACAATCCGTTTGGAGATTCATCTACGTGCTCGATAAATGGGATGGGCTACGTATCCCTCTCTATGGGG ATAGGAGCTATAGGCATTTGGTCGTATGTATATAATATCATACGGGCATATGGAAAAAGGGATGACGGGGATGTCTCAGCCTACTCCAAATTAAGAGAAAATAGCCACAGTGAAACGTCAAGACGAGCCTTGGATAGTACTACACAAACATTGCTACCAAGTAGCAACTCAAAAGGTGCTGAAGTTTCAGCTGAGCTTATTTCCCAAGGATCCATCGACGAAACCAAG GTTTCGGTACCTGCTATCATTGAGAAGAAGGTGAAGTCGTTGGTGGAATATATCGACCTGAGTGTTCTTTTCAGACCACCTACAATTGCAACG GTTATTGGCATTATCATTGCTTCAATATCTCCCATCCAAAATTTCATGGTTGGCTCTGGTGCTCCACTTCGTTTCGTTGAGAGTTCCGTTGTTTTGCTAGG GGAGGCAGCAATTCCATCAATGACCATTATAATGGGCGCGAATCTTCTAAGAG GTTTCAAGCGATCAGGAGTGGGAATTTGGCTTCTTTTCGGGATCATTGTAGTTCGATTCGTTATCTTGCCTATCATTGGTGTTGCTGTTATTACAGTTGCAAAAAATCTAGGCATGGTGGGAACAGATCCTTTATATCACTTTGTTCTTCTGCTTCAGTATGCAGTTCCACCTGCAATGGCTATAG GTACTATCACACAGTTGTTTGAAATTGGTGAAACTGAATGTTCTGTTATCATGTTTTGGAATTATGCTGTGGCAGCAGTTGCTCTGACCCTTTGGTCGACATACTTCATGTATATCTTGTCCTga
- the LOC101260797 gene encoding thioredoxin reductase 2, protein MADIQKTKVCIIGSGPAAHTAAIYAARAELKPILFEGWMANDIAPGGQLTTTSEVENFPGFPEGLAGGELMDRCRAQSVRFGTQIFTETVSNVDFSASPFKVMSDERTVLADTVIIATGAVAKRLEFPGSGDGANGYWNRGISACAVCDGAAPIFRNKPLAVIGGGDSAMEEATFLTKYGSKVYIIHRRDEFRASKIMRNRALSNPKIEVIWNSAVVEAYGEKSLGGLKVENVVTGEVSDLEVSGLFFAIGHEPATKFLDGQLQLDAERYVATVPGTTKTSIRGVFAAGDVQDKKYRQAITAAGSGCMAALDAEHYLQELGAQEGKSD, encoded by the exons ATGGCGGACATACAGAAGACCAAAGTCTGCATCATCGGAAGTGGACCGGCAGCTCACACCGCCGCCATTTACGCAGCACGCGCCGAGCTAAAACCGATCCTTTTTGAAGGATGGATGGCCAATGATATCGCGCCAGGTGGGCAGCTCACAACCACCTCCGAGGTCGAGAATTTCCCCGGTTTCCCGGAAGGACTTGCCGGTGGTGAACTCATGGACCGGTGCCGTGCTCAATCTGTTCGATTCGGTACACAGATCTTCACTGAAACTGTAAGTAACGTTGATTTCTCCGCTAGTCCTTTCAAGGTCATGTCCGATGAAAGGACTGTACTAGCAGATACTGTTATTATCGCTACTGGTGCTGTTGCCAAGCGGCTTGAATTTCCAGGATCCGGCGACGGGGCAAATGGATATTGGAATCGCGGGATCTCGGCTTGCGCTGTGTGTGACGGCGCAGCTCCGATCTTCCGTAACAAGCCTTTGGCGGTGATCGGCGGTGGAGATTCAGCAATGGAAGAAGCTACATTTCTGACGAAATATGGTTCAAAAGTGTATATAATTCATAGAAGAGATGAATTTAGGGCTTCGAAGATTATGCGAAATAGGGCATTGAGTAACCCTAAGATAGAGGTGATTTGGAATTCTGCTGTGGTGGAGGCATATGGGGAGAAGTCTTTGGGGGGATTAAAGGTGGAAAATGTGGTTACTGGAGAGGTATCAGATTTGGAGGTTTCGGGTTTGTTCTTTGCTATTGGGCATGAACCAGCTACCAAATTTTTGGATGGACAACTGCAGTTGGATGCTGAGAGATATGTTGCAACCGTGCCAGGGACGACAAAGACTAGCATTAGAGGTGTATTCGCTGCTGGTGATGTGCAAGATAAGAAGTACCGGCAAGCCATCACTGCTGCTGGTTCAG GATGCATGGCCGCGTTGGATGCAGAGCATTATTTGCAAGAACTTGGTGCCCAAGAAGGAAAGAGTGATTGA